GGACCCTCCATCGCGTCGAGCAGCCAGGCCTGGAGCGGCACCTGGGCGGACTTGCCGCAGGCCGCGAGCAGGAGCAGCAGGCCGAGCGCGGTCAGGGTGCCCTCGGAGGCCTCGCCCGCCACCTCGCTGATCGCCGCGAAGTCGGTGGTGCCGAAGGTCGCGAACATCAGGGCGATGGCCAGCGAGAGCCCGATGTCACCGACGCGGTTGATGACGAAGGCCTTCTTGGCGGCCGCGGCCGCCGTCGGCTTGTGCTGCCAGAAGCCGATCAGCAGGTACGACGCCAGGCCGACGCCCTCCCAGCCGAGGAACAGCCCGAGGAAGTTGGCCGAGAGCACCAGCATCAGCATGGCGGCGACGAACAGGTTGAGGTAGCCGAAGAACCGGCGGCGGCGCGGGTCGTGCTCCATGTAGCCGATGGAGTAGACGTGGATCAGCGAGCCGACGCCGGTGATCAGCAGCAGGAAGAGCGCCGACAGCGGGTCGTAGAGGAGGTCCATGCCGACGGTGAAGTCGCCGGCCTGGAACCACGTGAAGAGCTGCTGGCCGACCTGGCGGTCGTCCTCCGCGCGGCCGAGCAGCGCGAGGAACATCAGCAGGCTGAGGACGAACGAGCCGGCCGCCGTCGCGGTGCCGAGCAGGTGGCCCCACCTGTCGGTGGCGCGTCCCCCGAGCAGCAGGATCACGGCCCCGAGCAGCGGCAGCGCGATCACCAGCCACAGCAACGAGAAGACGCCGTCGGCGGGACCGGGATCGACCACCGGGATCTGGTGGCCGCCCTCGGCGGTCTGGATGAGCGTGTGCAACACCTGGTTACCTCAGTACTTCAGCAGGCTCGCGTCGTCGACCGAGGCCGAGCGACGGGTCCGGAAGATGGTCATGATGATCGCCAGCCCCACGACGACCTCGGCCGCAGCCACCACCATCACGAAGAAGGCGGCGATCTGGCCGTCGAGGTTGCCGTGCTGCTTGGCGAACGCCACCAGCGTGAGGTTGCAGGCGTTGAGCATCAGCTCGACGCACATGAACACCACGATGGCGTTGCGACGGGTCAGCACCCCGACACAGCCGATGGTGAAGAGGATCGCGCCGAGGACGACGTACTGGGTCATCGCCGGTCACCTCCGTGCTCCGGTCGCTGGTCGGGGGTGCCGGGACGCTCGGGGGGCGTCTGCCCCTCGAGCTGACGGCGCAGCTCGTCGACGTCGTCGGCCGGCGCCGCGCGCACGGTGCCCCGGGCGGCGAGCACCCGCGACACCGACGACTCGGCCGGCGTGCCGTCGGGCAGCAGCGCGGCGGCGTCCACGGCGTTCGTGCGGGCGAAGACACCGGGCGCGGGCAGCGGCCCGGGGTGCGCCCCGCGCTCGCCGAAGTCGCGGATCCGGCGGGCCGCCAGGTCGGCCTGGCTCTCGCGCGGCGTCAGCCGCTCGCGGTGGGCCAGCACCATGGCGCCGACGGCCGCGGTGATGAGGAGCGCGCTGGTGACCTCGAAGGCGAAGACCCAACGCGAGAACAGCACGTTGGCCAGGCCCTGGATGTTGCCCTCGGCGTTGGCCTCCTCCAGGCCCACGGCGGCACCCAGCGTGGACTGGGTGATCGCGGTGATCAGCAGGGTGCCGAGCAGCAGGCCGGTGACCGTGGCCAGCACCCGCTGGCCCTTGAGCGTCTCGACGACGGAGTCGGAGGCGTCGACGCCGACCAGCATCAGCACGAAGAGGAAGAGCATCAGGATGGCGCCGGTGTAGACGATGATCTGCACCGCGAAGAGGAACGGCGCCTCGAGCACGGCGTAGAGGACCGCCAGCGAGATCATCACGACGGCGAGCAGCAGCGCGGCGTGGACGGCCTTGCGGACGAACAGGATGCCGAGGGCCGCCACCACCATCACGGGGGCGAGGATCCAGAAGGTCATTCGGTCGCCTCCTTGGCCGCCGTGAAGTTCCCGCGGTAGTAGTCGCCCTCGTCGTCGCCGAGCAGCATCGGGTGGGGCGGCTGCTCCATCCCGGGCAGCAGCGGCGCGAGCAGGTCCGACTTCTCGTAGATCAGGTCGGCCCGGTTGTCGTCGGCCAGCTCGTACTCGTTGGTCATCGTCAGGGCGCGGGTCGGGCAGGCCTCGATGCACAGCCCGCACAGGATGCAGCGCAGGTAGTTGATCTGGTAGACGCGGCCGTACCGCTCACCGGGTGAGAAGCGACCCTCGCCGTTCGCGGAGTCGTCGTTGGACGCACCCTCGACGTAGATCGCGTCGGCCGGGCAGGCCCAGGCGCACAGCTCGCACCCGATGCACTTCTCGAGCCCGTCGGGCCAGCGGTTGAGCTGGTGACGGCCGTGGAAGCGGGGGGCGGTGGGCTGCTTCTCGAAGGGGTACTGCTCGGTGACGACCTTGCGGAACATGGTCCGGAAGGTGACGCCGAACCCCGCGACGGGGTCCCAGAACTGCTCCTTGAGCGAGCGTGACTCAGCCATCGGTGCCCCTTTCCGGAGCGGAGGTACGGACGGTGGTCCCGGTGTCGAAGACGAGCGGCCGGGCGCCGCCGCGCACGGCGCCGCCTTCGGGCATCGGCGGGACCGGGAAGCCGCCGGCGAAGGCGTCCGCGGCGGTCTCCTCGCGCACCGGTTCCTCGGCCTCGTCCTCACCGAAGAAGAAGAGGACGAGGAACAGCGCGGCGAGGACTCCCATGCCGATGAGGAGGTACTGGCGGTCGATCCCGCCCTCGAGGGTGAGGGAGCGGATCGTCGCGACGGCCACGATCCAGACGAGCGAGGCCGGGATGAGCACCTTCCAGCCGAACGCCATGAACTGGTCGTAGCGCAGCCGCGGCAGCGAGCCGCGCAGCCAGATGAAGATGAAGATGAAGAAGAAGACCTTGCCGAAGAACCAGAGCACCGGCCAGTAGCCCTCGTTGGCCCCGGGCCAGATGTTGACCAGCCCCCACGGAGCCTGCCAGCCGCCGAGGAACAGCGTCGTGGCCACCGCCGAGACGGTCGCCATGTTGATGTACTCGGCGAGGAAGAACAGCGCGAACTTGAGGCTGGAGTACTCGGTGTGGAAGCCGCCCACCAGCTCGCCCTCGGCCTCGGGGAGGTCGAAGGGGGCACGGTTGGTCTCCCCCACCATCGAGATCATGTAGATCACGAACGACGGCAGCAGGATCAGGCCGTACCAGAGCTCCTCCTGCGCCGCGACGATCCCGCTGGTGGACATCGAGCCGGCGTAGAGGAACACCGCGACCAGGGCGAGGCCCATCGCGACCTCGTAGGAGATCATCTGGGCGCTCGAGCGCAGGCCGCCCAGCAGCGAGTACGTCGACCCGCTGGACCAGCCGCCGAGCACGATGCCGTAGATGCCGATCGAGGCGATCGCCATCACGAACAGCACGGCCACGGGCATGTCGGTGAGCTGCAGCGGCGTGGTGATGTCGGTGAAGGGCACCTCCACCACCGGGCCGAAGGGGATCACCGCGAAGGTGACGAAGGCCGGGATCACGGCGAGCACCGGAGCCAGGACGTAGACGACCTTGTCGGCCGCCTTGGGGATGATGTCCTCCTTGAGCGCCAGCTTCACACCGTCGGCGAGCGACTGGAGCAGGCCGAAGGGACCGTTCACGTTGGGGCCGATGCGGTGCTGCATCCGGGCCACGACGCGTCGCTCGGCCCAGATGTTGAAGAGCGTGAGCAGGACCAGGACCACGAAGATGAGCACGGCCTTGATCAGCACCAGCCACCACGGGTCCTGGCCGAAGGCCGACAGGTCGTCGACCATCGGGACGATCAGCTGACTGGTCACTGGGTGCCTCCCGTGAGGGTGACCGGGCTGCCCGGCGACGCCAGGTCGGCGAGCACGCCACGTCCGAAGGAGTTGGCCGGGACCCAGGCGGTGTCCGGCGCGATCTGCTGGTCGGGGACGACCTCGACGGGCAGCGTGACCGAGCCGCGGTCACCGGTGACGGTGACCGTGGATCCGTACTGCCCGGCCAGGGACTCGGGGACGCGGACGACGGCCGCGCGCGCGGTGGCGCGCAGGTGCTGCTCGCCGTCCTGCATCCGGCCGTTGTCGAGCATCTGCTTCCACGTGGCGAGCTGGACGCCGTCGCGTCGAGGAGCGGCGGGGACCTGCACCATGGAGGCGCGGGCGCCGTCCCAGGGCCCCATCTCCGCCATCTCCTTCCGGGCCTCGGCGACCGTGCGGAAGCCGAGCGGTCGGCCGAGCTCCTCGGCGATGCCGCTGAGGACCCGCAGGTCGGGGAGGGCGTTGGTGCCGGTCAGCACCGGGTCGAAGGGGCGCGGGCGTCCCTCCCAGTTGACGAAGGTGCCGGCCTTCTCGCTCACGGCGGCGACCGGGAACACGACGTCGGCCGCCCGGGTGACCTCGGTCTCGCGCAGGTCGAGCGCCACCACGAACGAGGCCGCGACGACCGCGCCACGGGTGGCGGCGGGGTCGGCGGTGTCGTCGGGGTCGACGCCACCGATGACCAGTCCGCCGAGCTCCCCGCTCCGCAGGGCGGCGACGATCGCGTCGGCGTCGCGGCCGACCCGCTCCGGGAGCGAGTCGACGCCCCACGTGGTCGACGCGTCGACCCGGGCAGCGGGGTCGGACACCGGACGACCGCCGGGCAGCAGGGTGGGCAGGCAGCCGGTCTCGACGGCACCACGGTCACCGGCCCGGCGCGGCACCCAGGCCAGCCGGGCACCGCTCTTGCGGGCGAGGTCGGCGGCGGCGGAGAGGGCGCCGGGGACGGCGGCGAGCCGCTCGCCGACGAGGACGACGGCGTGCTTGTCGATGCCGTGCTCGGCCCGCTCGAGCAGGCCGGCGAGCGCAGCAGCCTCGTCACCCGGACGGGTCAGCACGACGTCGGCGTCCATCTTGCGCAGCCCGCGCGAGGCGTACGGCGCGAGCGCGACCACGCGGGTCCGCAGGCGGCCGCGCGAGGCCTTGCGCAGCCTCAGGAAGACCATGCCGGCCTCGTCCTCGGGGTCCAGGCCGGCGAGCACCACGGTCGGTGCGGCCTCCAGGTCGGTGTAGGAGACGTCGGCCCCCAGCACCACCTCGGCGGCCAGGAAGTCGGCTTCCTCGGTCGACAGCGGGCGGGCCCGGAAGTCGACGTCGTTGGTCCGCAGCGCCACCCGGGCGAACTTGCTGTAGGCGTAGGCGTCCTCGGCGGTCACCCGACCACCGGGCAGCACGCCGACGCCACCGGCGGCCTGCAGGCCGCGGGCCGCGACGGCGAAGGCCTCCGGCCACGACGCCGGACGCAGCTGGCCGTCCTCGCGCACCAGCGGGTGGGTGATGCGGTCGGCCGACTGGGCGTAGCGGAAGGCGAAGCGGTCCTTGTCGGAGATCCACTCCTCGTTGACCTCGGGGTCGTTGCCGGCGAGGCGACGCATGACCTTGCCCCGGCGGTGGTCCACGCGGATCGCGGAGCCGCACGCGTCGTGCTCGGCCACCGACGGGCTCGACACGAGGTCGAAGGGTCGCGAGCGGAAGCGGTAGTCGGCGCTGGTGAGCGCGCCCACCGGGCAGATCTGGATGGTGTTGCCCGAGAAGTAGGACTCGAAGGGCTCCTTCTCGTAGATGCCGACCTGCTGGAGGGCACCCCGCTCGACGAGCGCGATGAAGGGGTCCCCGGCGATCTGCTCGGAGAAGCGGGTGCAGCGCGCGCAGAGCACGCAGCGCTCACGGTCGAGCAGCACCTGGGCGGAGATGTTGATCGGCTTGGGGAAGGTGCGCTTCACGCCCTCGAACCGGGACTCGCCGCGGCCGTTGCTCATCGCCTGGTTCTGCAGCGGGCACTCGCCGCCCTTGTCGCACACCGGGCAGTCGAGCGGGTGGTTGACGAGCAGGAACTCCATGATCCCCTGCTGCGCCTTGTCGGCGACCTCGCTGGTGACCTGGGTGTTGACGACCATGCCCTCGGCCACCGGCAGCGTGCACGAGGCCTGCGGCTTCGGGAAGCCCCGGCCGTTGCCGGCGTCGGGGATGTCGACGAGGCACTGCCGGCAGGCGCCGACGGGCGCGAGGAGCGGGTGGTCGCAGAAGCGGGGGATCTGGGTGCCGACCTGCTCGGCCGCCCGGATCACCAGGGTGTCCTTGGGGACACTCACCTGGATGCCGTCGATGGTGAGGCTGACCAGGTCGGTGTCCTGCTTCTCGGGCGTGGTCGTCATGCGGGGTCCTCGCGGCGTTGTTCGACGGCGGAGCGAAGCGGGGGAGTCTGGCAACGTCGTGGGGTGCTCATGCGGTCGCTCCGGCCGTGGCGAAGGCGGTCGAGGCGGCCGGGTCGAACGGGCAGCCGCCGTGGGTCAGGTGGGCGAGGTACTCGTCGCGGAAGTACTCGATCGAGCTCGAGATGGGCGAGGTGGCACCGTCGCCGAGTGCGCAGAACGACCGGCCCAGGATGTTGTCGCACTGGTCGAGCAGCAGGTCGAGGTCCTGCTCGCTCCCCTGCCCCTTCTCCAGCCGGGCCAGGGTCTGCACCAGCCACCAGGTGCCCTCGCGGCAGGGGGTGCACTTGCCGCAGGACTCGTGCTTGTAGAACTCGGTCCACCGCAGCACGGCCCTGACCACGCAGGTGGTCTCGTCGAAGAGCTGCAGCGCCCGGGTTCCGAGCATCGAGCCCGCCTCGCCGACGCCCTCGAAGTCGAGGGGTACGTCAAGGTGCTGGTCGGTCAGCAGCGGGGTGCTGGAGCCGCCGGGCGTCCAGAACTTCAGCTGGTGGCCCTCGCGGATCCCGCCGGCGAGGTCGATCAGCTCCCGCAGCGTGATGCCGAGCGGGGCCTCGAACTGGCCGGGGTTCCGGACGTGCCCCGACAGCGAGAAGATGCCGAAGCCCTTGGACTTCTCGGTGCCCATCGAGGAGAACCAGTCGGCGCCGTGCTCGACGATCGAGGGGACCGAGGCGATCGACTCGACGTTGTTGATGACGGTCGGGCTGGCGTACAGCCCCGCGACCGCGGGGAACGGCGGGCGCAGCCGCGGCTGGCCGCGACGTCCCTCCAGGCCCTCGAGCAGCGCGGTCTCCTCGCCGCAGATGTAGGCGCCGGCACCGGCGTGCACCACGACGTCGAGGTCGTAGCCGGAGCCGTGGATGTCCTTGCCGAGGTGACCGGCGAGGTAGGCCTCCTGGACAGCCCGCTGCACGCGGCGGATCACGTGGAGCACCTCGCCGCGGATGTAGATGAAGGCGGTGTTGGCGCGGATCGCGTAGGAGGAGATGGCGACGCCCTCGACGAGCACGTGGGGGTTGGCCATCATCAGCGGGATGTCCTTGCAGGTCCCCGGCTCCGACTCGTCGGCGTTGACGACGAGGTACTTCGGGTTCGGGTTGTCCTGCGGGATGAACCCCCACTTCATGCCGGTCGGGAAGCCGGCGCCTCCGCGGCCGCGGAGGCCGGAGTCCTTGACCTGCTCGATGATCGCGGCCGGCTCCTGGGTGAGCGCCTTGCGCAGCGCGCCGTAGCCGCCTCGGCCCTCGTACGCGGCCATCGTCCAGCTGCGCTCGTCGCCCCAGTTGTCGGTGAGGACGGGGGTCAACGTGTCGACCATTACTTGTCCTCCTGCTTGGTCTCGGTCTCGGCACGCGAGGTGTCGGCCTGCTCGACCGCACCCTCCTTGGTCCGGGCCACCCCGGCGGTGGAGCCGCTGGCGTCACCCGAGGGCGCCGTCCAGCCGCGCTCCCGGGCCACGGAGAGGCCGACCAGGCTCGCGGGACCGGCGGCCGGTCCCTCGTCGGCGAGGTCGTCGGGGAAGCCGGCGAGGACCCGCTCGGCCTCGCGCCAGGTGCACAGCCGCGGACCGCGCGTGGAGCGGACCTCGCGACCGGCGCGCAGGTCGTCGACCAGCTCGACGGCCGACTCGGGGGTCATGTTGTCCATGAACTCCCAGTTGACCATCATCACCGGCGCGTAGTCGCAGGCGGCGTTGCACTCGACGTGCTCGAGGCTGACGGTCCGGGTGTCACCGTCGCGCTGCTCGGCCGTCTCGTCGTTGCCGACCCCGAGGTGGTCCTGCAGGCGGGACAGGATGGCGTCGCCGCCCATCACCGCGCAGAGCGTGTTGGTGCAGACGCCGACGTGGTAGTCGCCGACAGGGCGGCGCTTGTACATCGTGTAGAAGGTCGCCACGCCGCTGACCTCGGCGGCCGAGATCTCCAGGATGTCGGCACAGGCCTCGATGCCCTCCGGGGTCACCCGGCCCTGGGCCGACTGCACGAGGTGGAGCATCGGCAGCAGCCCCGAGCGCTTCTGCGGGTAGCGGGCCGCGATCTCCCGGAGCTCGGCGTACGTCTGCTCGTCGAGCTGGTGGGTCATGTCCGTCACCGGTCGACGCCTCCCATCACCGGGTCGATGGAGGCGATGGCGACGATCACGTCGGCCACCTGCCCTCCTTCACTCATCACGCTGGTCGCCTGCAGGTTGGTGAACGACGGGTCCCGGAAGTGGGCACGGAACGGTCGGGTGCCGCCGTCGGAGACGACGTGGGCCCCGAGCTCGCCGCGCGGCGACTCCACCGGGACGTAGGCCTGGCCGGCCGGTACGCGGAAGCCCTCGGTCACCAGCTTGAAGTGGTGGATCAGGGCCTCCATCGACTCGCCCATGATGTGGCGGATGTGGTCGAGGCTGTTGCCCATGCCGTCGCTGCCGATGGCCAGCTGGCTCGGCCACGCGATCTTCTTGTCGGCGACCATCACGGGGGCCCCCTCGAGCCCGGCCAGCCGCTCGGCGGCCTGCTCGACGATCTTCAGCGACTCCCACATCTCGGCCAGGCGGACCCGGAACCGGCCGTACGCGTCGGCGGTGTCCCAGGTCTGGACCTCGAAGTCGTAGGTCTCGTAGCCGCTGTAGGGCTGGGTCTTGCGCAGGTCCCAGGGGTAGCCGGACGCCCGCAGCGGCGGCCCGCTCAGGCCGAGCGCCAGGCAGCCGGCCAGGTCGAGGTGGCCGATGCCCTCGAGGCGCGCCTTGAAGATCGGGTTGGCGTTGCAGAGCGAGGCGTACTCGGGGAGCCGCTTCTTCATCAGCTTCACGAAGTCGCGGATCTCGTCGAGGGCACCCGGCGGGAGGTCCTGGGCGACACCGCCGGGACGGATGAAGGCGTGGTTCATGCGCAGACCGGTGATCAGCTCGAACAGGTCGAGCACGAGCTCGCGCTCCCGGAACCCGATCGTCATCACGGTCAGCGCGCCGATCTCCATGCCACCGGTCGCGATGGCCACCAGGTGGGACGAGATCCGGTTGAGCTCCATCAGGAGCACCCGCATGACCTGTGCCTTCTCGGGGACGTCGTCCTCGATGTCGAGCAGCCGCTCGACGCCCAACACGTACGTCGCCTCGTTGAAGAACGGCGAGAGGTAGTCCATCCGGGTGCAGAAGGTCGTGCCCTGCACCCAGGAGCGGTACTCCATGTTCTTCTCGATGCCGGTGTGGAGGTAGCCGATGCCGCAGCGGGCCTCGGTCACCATCTCGCCCTCGAGCTCGAGGATGAGCCGCAGCACGCCGTGGGTCGAGGGGTGCTGCGGGCCCATGTTGACGACCACCCGCTCCTCGGGGGTCTCCCCGAGCGCCTCGGTGACGGAGTCCCAGTCCTGGCCGGTGACGGTGAAGACGCGCCCGTCGGTGGTGTCGGAACCGGTGGCGTAGAAGTCCTGTTCGGTGGTCATGTCAGTTGTAGCTCCGGCGCTCGTCGGGCGGCGGGATGGTGCCACCCTTGTACTCGACGGGGACTCCGCCCAACGGGTAGTCCTTGCGTTGGGCGAGATGGCGCTGCGCCCGGCCAGTCGTCTGGACGACTGGCCCCACGGCGGCGGACCTGAGGAGGCTGCTCATCAGTTGTACGACCTCCGCTCGTCGGGCGGCGGGATGGTGCCACCCTTGTACTCGACGGGGACTCCGCCCAACGGGTAGTCCTTGCGTTGGGGGTGGCCCGGCCAGTCGTCGGGCATGAGGATGCGCGTGAGTGCGGGGTGGCCGTCGAAGATCAGCCCGAACATGTCGTAGGTCTCGCGCTCGTGCCAGTCGCTGGTGGGGTAGACCCCGACCAGGCTGGGCACGTGCGGATCGGCGTCGGGCGCCGCCACCTCGAGCCGGATCCGGCGGTTGTGGGTCATCGACAGCAGGTGGTAGACGGCGTGCAGCTCGCGGTCGGTGTCGGCGGGGTAGTGGACGCCGCTCACGCCGGAGCAGAACTCGAACCGGAGCCGCTCGTCGTCGCGCAGGTGCTGGGCGACCGCGACGAGGTGCTCGCGGCGCACGTGGAAGGTGATCTCCCCCCGGTGGACCACGACCTGCTCGATCACCTGGTCGAGCCCGCCACCCCCGAGCCGCGCCTCGAGCGCGTCGGCGACGTCGTCGAACCAGCCGCCGTACGGGCGCTGGGTCGCACCGGGGTAGACGATCGGCTGCACGAGGCCGCCGTAGCCGCTGGTGTCGCCGCTGCCGGAGACGCCGAACATGCCCCGGCGCTCGCCGGTGGTCCGGATCTCGCCCTCGGGCGCGGGGACGTTGGTGCGCTGGTTCTGCTCCTCCGTCACCTCAGCAGCCCCTTCATCTCGGAGGTGGGTGCCGCGGCCAGGGCGGCGGTCTCGAGCTCCTCGATCTGGGCCGCCCGGTGGGCGCCGAACTTGGTCGTCTGCACCTGGTCGTGGAGCTTGAGGATGGCGTCGATCAGCATCTCGGGGCGGGGCGGGCAGCCGGGGAGGTACATGTCGACGGGGACGACGTGGTCGACGCCCTGGACGATCGCGTAGTTGTTGAACATGCCGCCGCTGCTCGCGCACACGCCCATGGCGAGCACCCACTTGGGCTCGGCCATCTGGTCGTAGATCTGGCGGAGGACCGGCGCCATCTTCTGGCTCACCCGGCCGGCGACGATCATCAGGTCGGCCTGGCGCGGGCTGGCCCGGAAGACCTCCATGCCGAAGCGCGCCAGGTCGTACTTGGGACCACCGGACGTCATCATCTCGATCGCGCAGCAGGCGAGCCCGAAGGTCGCGGGCCAGAAGCTGGCCTTGCGCATGTAGCCGGCGACACCCTCGACCGTGGTGAGGAGGACGCCGCTGGGGAGCTTCTCTTCAAGACCCATCAGGTATCAGTCCCAATCGAGTCCGCCGCGCCGCCACACATAGGCGTACGCGACGAACACTGTCGCGATGAAGAGGACCATCTCCACCAGGCCGAAGAGCTGCATCGCGTCGAAGTGCACGGCCCACGGGTAGAGGAAGATGATCTCGATGTCGAAGACGATGAACATCATCGCCGTGATGAAGTACTTGATCGGGAAGCGGCCGCCGCCGAGCGGCTGCGGCGTGGGCTCGATGCCGCACTCGTAGGAGTCGAGCTTGGCACGGTTGTAGCGCTTGGGACCCACGACGGCACTGATGACCACGGAGAACACCGCGAATCCTGCCGCGAGGAGACCCAGCACCAGGACCGGCGTGTAGAGCTCCATCTGGCGCGTTCCCTTCCCTCGTCGAGGACAGCAGGTTGTGACCTTGTGAACCACTTCACAACCCGGCCGCGGGCCAGTCTAGGACCCACGCGCGTCGAGTGCACCCCGGGGTGGACCACCCAGGACAGGGCCGCTGACCTGCGCATTTAACGCACGTACGCGTTGCGTTAATGCTCCGGCTTGGTGGCCCGGTGCAGGGCGACGACGCCCCCGCTGAGGTTGCGCCACTCGACCCCGCCGGCCCCGGTCCAGCCGGCTCCCGCGACCAGGTCGGCGAGGCCCTGCTGGTCGGGCCAGGCCCGGATCGACTCGGCCAGGTAGACGTAGGCGTCGGGGCTCGAGGAGACCGCGCGGGCGATCGCCGGCAGCGCCTTCATCAGGTACTCGAGGTAGACGGTCCGGAACGGCGCGAAGGTCGGGTGGCTGAACTCGCAGACGACCAGCCGACCACCCGGCCGGGTCACGCGCAGCATCTCGGCCAGGCCCGCGCCCGGGTCGACGATGTTGCGCAGCCCGAACGAGATCGTGACCGCGTCGAAGGTGTCGTCGGCGAACGGCAGCCTCGTGCCGTCGCCGGCCGTGAAGGGGAGCGCGGGGCGGGCCTGCTTGCCCACCCGGAGCATGCCGAGCGAGAAGTCGCAGGGCACCACAGTGGCGCCGTGGTCGGCGAACGGTTGGCTGGAGGTGCCGGTGCCGGCCGCGAGGTCGAGCACGAGGTCGCCGGCACGCGGGGCGACCGCGTCGATGACCTGCGTACGCCAGCGCCGGTCCTGCCCGAGCGAGAGGACGTCGTTGGTGAGGTCGTAGCGGCGGGCGACCGCGTCGAACATGCTGCGGACGTCGGAGGGCTGCTTGTCGAGCTCGGCACGGACCACGGGTGGATGCTACGGGGGTCCGACGCGCCGGTGGCGACGCGGGCCCGCAACCAAATGCGGGGCAACCGCGTCTCCTTCCCAGACACTGGACCCACCTTCCCTTCCCCGGAGGACACACGATGCGCGTGCTCAAGACGCTGCTGGTGACGATGCTCGTCGTCGCCCTGGCCGGCGCCGCGGCGTTCGGCACCGGCCTGCTGACGTCCGACCAGATCTCGCAGGCCGGGATCTTCCGTGCCACCGACTCCCCGGAGCCGACGCCCGACGAGCCGGGTGGAGCGCCGACACCGGGGCGCGGCGCCGACACCGACGAGCCGCTGCCGACCGCCCCCGAGCCCGCGCCGGAGCCCGAGCAGCGTGGCCCGGTGCTCGCTCCGGGCGACCGGGGGGTACAGGTCCGCGAGCTCCAGTCGCGGCTGTTCCAGATGGCCTGGTTCCCGGAGCTCACCACCGCCTACTACGGCACCGGCACGCGCGAGGCGGTGCGCGGCTTCCAGGACAAGCGCGGCTTCGAGCCGACCGGCGTCGTGGACCGGAAGACGTGGCGCCGCCTCGTGTCCATGACCGAGCGACCCACCCACGACCAGCTCTTCAACGTGCTGCGTCCAGGGCCCGCACTGCTCGCCCGCGACGCCACCGGCGAGCAGGTCCGCGACCTGCAGGCGCGGCTGGTGTCGATCCAGTGGCTGTTCGGTGACGTCACCGGCACCTACGACGCCGCGACCGTCGAGGCGGTCCGCGGCTTCCAGGCCAAGCGCGAGATCCCGGTCACCGGCGAGGTCGACCAGCGCACGCTCGACCGGCTCCACGCGATGACCTACACGCCGACGTACGAAGCGATGCACAACATCGAGCCGAAGCTCGGCGCCCTCGACCCGCGCTGCCGCACCGGTGAGGTGCTCTGCATCGACAAGTCCTCGAACTCGCTGCGCTACGTGGTCGACGGGAAGGTGCAGGCGACCTACGACGTGCGGTTCGGCTCCGACGAGCTGCCGACCCGGGAGGGCGCCTTCTCGGTGTTCTCCAAGTCGCGCGACCACGTCTCGAGCCTGTACGACA
This genomic interval from Nocardioides euryhalodurans contains the following:
- the nuoE gene encoding NADH-quinone oxidoreductase subunit NuoE, encoding MTHQLDEQTYAELREIAARYPQKRSGLLPMLHLVQSAQGRVTPEGIEACADILEISAAEVSGVATFYTMYKRRPVGDYHVGVCTNTLCAVMGGDAILSRLQDHLGVGNDETAEQRDGDTRTVSLEHVECNAACDYAPVMMVNWEFMDNMTPESAVELVDDLRAGREVRSTRGPRLCTWREAERVLAGFPDDLADEGPAAGPASLVGLSVARERGWTAPSGDASGSTAGVARTKEGAVEQADTSRAETETKQEDK
- a CDS encoding NADH-quinone oxidoreductase subunit D, which produces MTTEQDFYATGSDTTDGRVFTVTGQDWDSVTEALGETPEERVVVNMGPQHPSTHGVLRLILELEGEMVTEARCGIGYLHTGIEKNMEYRSWVQGTTFCTRMDYLSPFFNEATYVLGVERLLDIEDDVPEKAQVMRVLLMELNRISSHLVAIATGGMEIGALTVMTIGFRERELVLDLFELITGLRMNHAFIRPGGVAQDLPPGALDEIRDFVKLMKKRLPEYASLCNANPIFKARLEGIGHLDLAGCLALGLSGPPLRASGYPWDLRKTQPYSGYETYDFEVQTWDTADAYGRFRVRLAEMWESLKIVEQAAERLAGLEGAPVMVADKKIAWPSQLAIGSDGMGNSLDHIRHIMGESMEALIHHFKLVTEGFRVPAGQAYVPVESPRGELGAHVVSDGGTRPFRAHFRDPSFTNLQATSVMSEGGQVADVIVAIASIDPVMGGVDR
- a CDS encoding NADH-quinone oxidoreductase subunit C, with the protein product MTEEQNQRTNVPAPEGEIRTTGERRGMFGVSGSGDTSGYGGLVQPIVYPGATQRPYGGWFDDVADALEARLGGGGLDQVIEQVVVHRGEITFHVRREHLVAVAQHLRDDERLRFEFCSGVSGVHYPADTDRELHAVYHLLSMTHNRRIRLEVAAPDADPHVPSLVGVYPTSDWHERETYDMFGLIFDGHPALTRILMPDDWPGHPQRKDYPLGGVPVEYKGGTIPPPDERRSYN
- a CDS encoding NuoB/complex I 20 kDa subunit family protein → MGLEEKLPSGVLLTTVEGVAGYMRKASFWPATFGLACCAIEMMTSGGPKYDLARFGMEVFRASPRQADLMIVAGRVSQKMAPVLRQIYDQMAEPKWVLAMGVCASSGGMFNNYAIVQGVDHVVPVDMYLPGCPPRPEMLIDAILKLHDQVQTTKFGAHRAAQIEELETAALAAAPTSEMKGLLR
- a CDS encoding NADH-quinone oxidoreductase subunit A: MELYTPVLVLGLLAAGFAVFSVVISAVVGPKRYNRAKLDSYECGIEPTPQPLGGGRFPIKYFITAMMFIVFDIEIIFLYPWAVHFDAMQLFGLVEMVLFIATVFVAYAYVWRRGGLDWD
- a CDS encoding demethylmenaquinone methyltransferase, which produces MVRAELDKQPSDVRSMFDAVARRYDLTNDVLSLGQDRRWRTQVIDAVAPRAGDLVLDLAAGTGTSSQPFADHGATVVPCDFSLGMLRVGKQARPALPFTAGDGTRLPFADDTFDAVTISFGLRNIVDPGAGLAEMLRVTRPGGRLVVCEFSHPTFAPFRTVYLEYLMKALPAIARAVSSSPDAYVYLAESIRAWPDQQGLADLVAGAGWTGAGGVEWRNLSGGVVALHRATKPEH
- a CDS encoding L,D-transpeptidase family protein, whose amino-acid sequence is MRVLKTLLVTMLVVALAGAAAFGTGLLTSDQISQAGIFRATDSPEPTPDEPGGAPTPGRGADTDEPLPTAPEPAPEPEQRGPVLAPGDRGVQVRELQSRLFQMAWFPELTTAYYGTGTREAVRGFQDKRGFEPTGVVDRKTWRRLVSMTERPTHDQLFNVLRPGPALLARDATGEQVRDLQARLVSIQWLFGDVTGTYDAATVEAVRGFQAKREIPVTGEVDQRTLDRLHAMTYTPTYEAMHNIEPKLGALDPRCRTGEVLCIDKSSNSLRYVVDGKVQATYDVRFGSDELPTREGAFSVFSKSRDHVSSLYDTSMPFAMFFSGGQAVHYSPDFAATGYAGASHGCVNVRDYDGIAWLYDQVDIGTPVIVYWS